The Humulus lupulus chromosome 3, drHumLupu1.1, whole genome shotgun sequence genome window below encodes:
- the LOC133822452 gene encoding probable WRKY transcription factor 75, translated as MENYLSKFLPFASNSSPPASSSTLSLSPAVDFNLHNSSNNQGYNNTENQGNNNKSSSSNIGFLGLMSEMEIPASSNNDDHHGHRQIQIDQSSDSNGQVMKSEKRKGDNSNNKKARKPRYAFQTRSQVDILDDGYRWRKYGQKAVKNNKFPRSYYRCTHQGCNVKKQVQRLTKDEGIVVTTYEGMHSHTIDKSTDNFEHILSQMQIYTTSF; from the exons ATGGAGAATTACCTATCTAAATTTCTTCCATTTGCATCAAATTCTTCACCGCCAGCTTCTTCTTCAACCCTGTCATTAAGCCCAGCTGTGGATTTTAATCTCCATAATAGTAGTAATAATCAAGGTTACAACAACACAGAAAATCAAGGTAACAATAATAAGTCTTCTTCATCGAATATTGGATTCTTGGGGCTGATGTCAGAGATGGAGATCCCAGCTAGCTccaataatgatgatcatcatggCCATCGTCAGATTCAGATTGATCAGAGCTCCGACAGTAATGGTCAGGTTATGAAATCGGAGAAGAGAAAAGGAGATAATAGTAATAACAAGAAAGCAAGAAAGCCTAGGTATGCTTTTCAGACCAGAAGCCAAGTTGATATACTTGATGATGGCTATAGATGGAGGAAGTACGGCCAAAAGGCCGTCAAGAACAACAAATTTCCAAG AAGCTACTATAGGTGCACGCATCAAGGTTGTAACGTGAAGAAACAAGTGCAGAGGTTAACGAAAGACGAAGGGATTGTAGTGACTACTTATGAAGGCATGCATTCCCACACCATCGACAAGTCAACCGATAACTTTGAGCATATCTTGAGTCAGATGCAAATCTACACTACTTCCTTTTaa